Proteins from one Bufo gargarizans isolate SCDJY-AF-19 chromosome 8, ASM1485885v1, whole genome shotgun sequence genomic window:
- the LOC122945273 gene encoding kinesin-like protein KIF22 isoform X2: protein MAKRVSIMDSHGVNVTVNKKPSPSRVRVAVRLRPYMEKGEDKVCVRGLDSQSLEIVNWRNQLETMQYQFDAFYGDNATQREIYTGSVYPLLPHLLVGQNASVFAYGPTGAGKTHTMLGNPNQPGVIPRAVRDLLQMTRGTKDKPEEENWSYSITMSYVEIYQEKVMDLLEPKNKDLPIREDKDHNILIPGVTQKTINTFSDFDEHFIPASQNRTVACTKLNDRSSRSHAVLLIKVQKNQQVPPFRQLTGKMYLIDLAGSEDNRRTGNQGIRLKESGAINSSLFTLSKVVDALNQGLPRIPYRDSKLTRLLQDSLGGSAHSVMITNIAPEQNYYFDTLTALNFAAKSKQVINRPFGQETTQAPVQPTMKRPRDDLENSAPSQNKTDSTEESSNMSKDTKKKNLRLSSLDPAVVERLLKLDKILTEKGKMEMQLLNTPKRERMVLLKKLEESQLEIERLKVKQKELEDKSLAAEALFEKSNNSHFELSDSSVSESIFREPLRTRATSTAKTKKVLRVLPLQGEKLGVFTAEGQLSGTGLGLNQNTKEEGIIVAEKRTRKTHAGRENMPGWELNVRTDLLQNGREKILNLLNKGSIKELKSLQKIGDKKAKLIVGWREFNGPFKNVEDLASMEGMSAKLVASFLKANILSIVAS from the exons ATGGCGAAGAGAGTAAGCATCATGGATAGCCACGGGGTGAATGTGACTGTGAATAAGAAGCCCTCACCTTCCCGGGTGCGAGTAGCGGTGCGCCTCCGGCCGTACATGGAGAAGGGGGAAGATAAGGTCTGTGTCCGGGGCCTGGACTCGCAGTCACTGGAGATTGTAAACTGGAGAAACCAGCTGGAAACCATGCAGTACCA GTTTGATGCCTTTTATGGGGACAATGCCACCCAGCGTGAGATCTACACCGGCTCTGTGTATCCACTTCTTCCTCACTTATTAGTTGGGCAGAATGCCAGTGTGTTTGCCTATGGACCGACAGGAGCGG GTAAGACCCACACAATGCTGGGGAACCCAAACCAACCGGGTGTCATACCACGAGCTGTGAGAGACCTGCTGCAGATGACTCGGGGGACAAAAGATAAACCTGAGGAGGAGAACTGGAGCTACTCCATCACCATGTCCTATGTGGAGATCTATCAGGAGAAG GTGATGGATCTTCTGGAGCCCAAGAACAAGGACCTTCCAATCCGAGAAGACAAAGACCACAATATCCTCATCCCGGGGGTAACTCAGAAGACCATCAACACCTTCTCAGACTTCGATGAACATTTCATTCCTGCAAGCCAGAACCGCACAGTGGCCTGCACCAAACTGAACGACCGCTCCAGCCGTAGCCACGCTGTGCTGCTCATCAag GTGCAGAAAAATCAGCAGGTTCCTCCTTTCAGGCAGCTGACCGGAAAGATGTATCTGATAGACTTGGCAGGTTCAGAAGACAACCGCCGTACTGGAAACCAAGGTATCCGCTTGAAGGAGAGCGGCGCCATCAACTCGTCCCTGTTTACTCTCAGCAAGGTGGTGGACGCTCTAAATCAAGGGCTCCCCAGAATCCCTTACCGAGACAGCAAGCTGACCCGTCTCCTGCAG GATTCACTCGGTGGCTCTGCCCACAGCGTTATGATCACAAATATCGCTCCAGAACAGAATTATTACTTTGACACTCTCACTGCCCTTAACTTCGCTGCCAAGTCTAAGCAGGTCATCAACAGACCATTCGGCCAGGAAACCACACAGGCACCAG TCCAGCCTACCATGAAGAGACCTCGGGATGATTTGGAGAACTCTGCCCCATCTCAAAACAAGACTGATTCCACAGAAGAGTCTTCTAATATGTCCAAAGACACAAAGAA GAAGAACCTCCGGCTTTCCTCATTAGACCCAGCCGTAGTGGAAAGGCTGCTCAAATTGGATAAAATCCTAACGGAAAAGGGAAAAATGGAGATGCAGCTACTGAACACACCCAAACGAGAGCGTATGGTGCTTCTGAAGAAGTTGGAGGAGAGTCAGTTAGAGATTGAG AGGTTGAAGGTGAAGCAGAAGGAGCTGGAGGACAAATCTCTGGCAGCTGAGGCTCTTTTTGAGAAATCAAACAACTCGCACTTCGAGTTGTCCGATTCCAGCGTGAGCGAGAGCATTTTCCGGGAGCCTCTGAGGACTCgcgccacatccactgccaaaACCAAGAAAGTGCTCCGTGTCCTGCCACTGCAGGGTGAGAAACTTGGAGTCTTCACAGCTGAGGGACAGCTCTCTGGCACAGGCCTGG GTCTCAATCAAAACACGAAAGAAGAAGGAATCATAGTAGCTGAGAAGAGAACGCGG AAAACCCACGCAGGCCGCGAGAACATGCCTGGCTGGGAGTTGAATGTGCGGACAGATCTGCTCCAGAATGGCCGAGAGAAGATTCTGAATCTGCTGAATAAAGGCTCGATAAAAGAGCTCAAGTCCTTGCAGAAGATTGGGGACAAGAAGGCCAAGCTCATTGTGGGTTGGAGGGAGTTCAACGGCCCATTCAAAAAC
- the LOC122945273 gene encoding kinesin-like protein KIF22 isoform X1, with the protein MAKRVSIMDSHGVNVTVNKKPSPSRVRVAVRLRPYMEKGEDKVCVRGLDSQSLEIVNWRNQLETMQYQFDAFYGDNATQREIYTGSVYPLLPHLLVGQNASVFAYGPTGAGKTHTMLGNPNQPGVIPRAVRDLLQMTRGTKDKPEEENWSYSITMSYVEIYQEKVMDLLEPKNKDLPIREDKDHNILIPGVTQKTINTFSDFDEHFIPASQNRTVACTKLNDRSSRSHAVLLIKVQKNQQVPPFRQLTGKMYLIDLAGSEDNRRTGNQGIRLKESGAINSSLFTLSKVVDALNQGLPRIPYRDSKLTRLLQDSLGGSAHSVMITNIAPEQNYYFDTLTALNFAAKSKQVINRPFGQETTQAPVQPTMKRPRDDLENSAPSQNKTDSTEESSNMSKDTKKKNLRLSSLDPAVVERLLKLDKILTEKGKMEMQLLNTPKRERMVLLKKLEESQLEIERLKVKQKELEDKSLAAEALFEKSNNSHFELSDSSVSESIFREPLRTRATSTAKTKKVLRVLPLQGEKLGVFTAEGQLSGTGLGRGLNQNTKEEGIIVAEKRTRKTHAGRENMPGWELNVRTDLLQNGREKILNLLNKGSIKELKSLQKIGDKKAKLIVGWREFNGPFKNVEDLASMEGMSAKLVASFLKANILSIVAS; encoded by the exons ATGGCGAAGAGAGTAAGCATCATGGATAGCCACGGGGTGAATGTGACTGTGAATAAGAAGCCCTCACCTTCCCGGGTGCGAGTAGCGGTGCGCCTCCGGCCGTACATGGAGAAGGGGGAAGATAAGGTCTGTGTCCGGGGCCTGGACTCGCAGTCACTGGAGATTGTAAACTGGAGAAACCAGCTGGAAACCATGCAGTACCA GTTTGATGCCTTTTATGGGGACAATGCCACCCAGCGTGAGATCTACACCGGCTCTGTGTATCCACTTCTTCCTCACTTATTAGTTGGGCAGAATGCCAGTGTGTTTGCCTATGGACCGACAGGAGCGG GTAAGACCCACACAATGCTGGGGAACCCAAACCAACCGGGTGTCATACCACGAGCTGTGAGAGACCTGCTGCAGATGACTCGGGGGACAAAAGATAAACCTGAGGAGGAGAACTGGAGCTACTCCATCACCATGTCCTATGTGGAGATCTATCAGGAGAAG GTGATGGATCTTCTGGAGCCCAAGAACAAGGACCTTCCAATCCGAGAAGACAAAGACCACAATATCCTCATCCCGGGGGTAACTCAGAAGACCATCAACACCTTCTCAGACTTCGATGAACATTTCATTCCTGCAAGCCAGAACCGCACAGTGGCCTGCACCAAACTGAACGACCGCTCCAGCCGTAGCCACGCTGTGCTGCTCATCAag GTGCAGAAAAATCAGCAGGTTCCTCCTTTCAGGCAGCTGACCGGAAAGATGTATCTGATAGACTTGGCAGGTTCAGAAGACAACCGCCGTACTGGAAACCAAGGTATCCGCTTGAAGGAGAGCGGCGCCATCAACTCGTCCCTGTTTACTCTCAGCAAGGTGGTGGACGCTCTAAATCAAGGGCTCCCCAGAATCCCTTACCGAGACAGCAAGCTGACCCGTCTCCTGCAG GATTCACTCGGTGGCTCTGCCCACAGCGTTATGATCACAAATATCGCTCCAGAACAGAATTATTACTTTGACACTCTCACTGCCCTTAACTTCGCTGCCAAGTCTAAGCAGGTCATCAACAGACCATTCGGCCAGGAAACCACACAGGCACCAG TCCAGCCTACCATGAAGAGACCTCGGGATGATTTGGAGAACTCTGCCCCATCTCAAAACAAGACTGATTCCACAGAAGAGTCTTCTAATATGTCCAAAGACACAAAGAA GAAGAACCTCCGGCTTTCCTCATTAGACCCAGCCGTAGTGGAAAGGCTGCTCAAATTGGATAAAATCCTAACGGAAAAGGGAAAAATGGAGATGCAGCTACTGAACACACCCAAACGAGAGCGTATGGTGCTTCTGAAGAAGTTGGAGGAGAGTCAGTTAGAGATTGAG AGGTTGAAGGTGAAGCAGAAGGAGCTGGAGGACAAATCTCTGGCAGCTGAGGCTCTTTTTGAGAAATCAAACAACTCGCACTTCGAGTTGTCCGATTCCAGCGTGAGCGAGAGCATTTTCCGGGAGCCTCTGAGGACTCgcgccacatccactgccaaaACCAAGAAAGTGCTCCGTGTCCTGCCACTGCAGGGTGAGAAACTTGGAGTCTTCACAGCTGAGGGACAGCTCTCTGGCACAGGCCTGGGTAGGG GTCTCAATCAAAACACGAAAGAAGAAGGAATCATAGTAGCTGAGAAGAGAACGCGG AAAACCCACGCAGGCCGCGAGAACATGCCTGGCTGGGAGTTGAATGTGCGGACAGATCTGCTCCAGAATGGCCGAGAGAAGATTCTGAATCTGCTGAATAAAGGCTCGATAAAAGAGCTCAAGTCCTTGCAGAAGATTGGGGACAAGAAGGCCAAGCTCATTGTGGGTTGGAGGGAGTTCAACGGCCCATTCAAAAAC
- the LOC122945273 gene encoding kinesin-like protein KIF22 isoform X3, giving the protein MAKRVSIMDSHGVNVTVNKKPSPSRVRVAVRLRPYMEKGEDKVCVRGLDSQSLEIVNWRNQLETMQYQFDAFYGDNATQREIYTGSVYPLLPHLLVGQNASVFAYGPTGAGKTHTMLGNPNQPGVIPRAVRDLLQMTRGTKDKPEEENWSYSITMSYVEIYQEKVMDLLEPKNKDLPIREDKDHNILIPGVTQKTINTFSDFDEHFIPASQNRTVACTKLNDRSSRSHAVLLIKVQKNQQVPPFRQLTGKMYLIDLAGSEDNRRTGNQGIRLKESGAINSSLFTLSKVVDALNQGLPRIPYRDSKLTRLLQDSLGGSAHSVMITNIAPEQNYYFDTLTALNFAAKSKQVINRPFGQETTQAPVQPTMKRPRDDLENSAPSQNKTDSTEESSNMSKDTKKKNLRLSSLDPAVVERLLKLDKILTEKGKMEMQLLNTPKRERMVLLKKLEESQLEIERLKVKQKELEDKSLAAEALFEKSNNSHFELSDSSVSESIFREPLRTRATSTAKTKKVLRVLPLQGLNQNTKEEGIIVAEKRTRKTHAGRENMPGWELNVRTDLLQNGREKILNLLNKGSIKELKSLQKIGDKKAKLIVGWREFNGPFKNVEDLASMEGMSAKLVASFLKANILSIVAS; this is encoded by the exons ATGGCGAAGAGAGTAAGCATCATGGATAGCCACGGGGTGAATGTGACTGTGAATAAGAAGCCCTCACCTTCCCGGGTGCGAGTAGCGGTGCGCCTCCGGCCGTACATGGAGAAGGGGGAAGATAAGGTCTGTGTCCGGGGCCTGGACTCGCAGTCACTGGAGATTGTAAACTGGAGAAACCAGCTGGAAACCATGCAGTACCA GTTTGATGCCTTTTATGGGGACAATGCCACCCAGCGTGAGATCTACACCGGCTCTGTGTATCCACTTCTTCCTCACTTATTAGTTGGGCAGAATGCCAGTGTGTTTGCCTATGGACCGACAGGAGCGG GTAAGACCCACACAATGCTGGGGAACCCAAACCAACCGGGTGTCATACCACGAGCTGTGAGAGACCTGCTGCAGATGACTCGGGGGACAAAAGATAAACCTGAGGAGGAGAACTGGAGCTACTCCATCACCATGTCCTATGTGGAGATCTATCAGGAGAAG GTGATGGATCTTCTGGAGCCCAAGAACAAGGACCTTCCAATCCGAGAAGACAAAGACCACAATATCCTCATCCCGGGGGTAACTCAGAAGACCATCAACACCTTCTCAGACTTCGATGAACATTTCATTCCTGCAAGCCAGAACCGCACAGTGGCCTGCACCAAACTGAACGACCGCTCCAGCCGTAGCCACGCTGTGCTGCTCATCAag GTGCAGAAAAATCAGCAGGTTCCTCCTTTCAGGCAGCTGACCGGAAAGATGTATCTGATAGACTTGGCAGGTTCAGAAGACAACCGCCGTACTGGAAACCAAGGTATCCGCTTGAAGGAGAGCGGCGCCATCAACTCGTCCCTGTTTACTCTCAGCAAGGTGGTGGACGCTCTAAATCAAGGGCTCCCCAGAATCCCTTACCGAGACAGCAAGCTGACCCGTCTCCTGCAG GATTCACTCGGTGGCTCTGCCCACAGCGTTATGATCACAAATATCGCTCCAGAACAGAATTATTACTTTGACACTCTCACTGCCCTTAACTTCGCTGCCAAGTCTAAGCAGGTCATCAACAGACCATTCGGCCAGGAAACCACACAGGCACCAG TCCAGCCTACCATGAAGAGACCTCGGGATGATTTGGAGAACTCTGCCCCATCTCAAAACAAGACTGATTCCACAGAAGAGTCTTCTAATATGTCCAAAGACACAAAGAA GAAGAACCTCCGGCTTTCCTCATTAGACCCAGCCGTAGTGGAAAGGCTGCTCAAATTGGATAAAATCCTAACGGAAAAGGGAAAAATGGAGATGCAGCTACTGAACACACCCAAACGAGAGCGTATGGTGCTTCTGAAGAAGTTGGAGGAGAGTCAGTTAGAGATTGAG AGGTTGAAGGTGAAGCAGAAGGAGCTGGAGGACAAATCTCTGGCAGCTGAGGCTCTTTTTGAGAAATCAAACAACTCGCACTTCGAGTTGTCCGATTCCAGCGTGAGCGAGAGCATTTTCCGGGAGCCTCTGAGGACTCgcgccacatccactgccaaaACCAAGAAAGTGCTCCGTGTCCTGCCACTGCAGG GTCTCAATCAAAACACGAAAGAAGAAGGAATCATAGTAGCTGAGAAGAGAACGCGG AAAACCCACGCAGGCCGCGAGAACATGCCTGGCTGGGAGTTGAATGTGCGGACAGATCTGCTCCAGAATGGCCGAGAGAAGATTCTGAATCTGCTGAATAAAGGCTCGATAAAAGAGCTCAAGTCCTTGCAGAAGATTGGGGACAAGAAGGCCAAGCTCATTGTGGGTTGGAGGGAGTTCAACGGCCCATTCAAAAAC